One genomic region from Quercus robur chromosome 4, dhQueRobu3.1, whole genome shotgun sequence encodes:
- the LOC126720874 gene encoding disease resistance protein RPM1-like yields the protein MYPEDYYINCIKLIRQWIAEGFVKEIEGKTLEEVGREYLTELIHRSLVQVTRVDFDGKVRLCRLHDLFREIVLQKMKGLSFVHVLSKQESKFEGLTRRMAVNRVSYSVLKLFKDTHFSLLLFNLDELPKSFMHEFFANFKLLKVMDFEDAPLDFIPEDVGSLFHLRYLSLRNTKVKLLPKSIGKLQNLETLDLKQSHVYEIPVEINNLRKLRHFIAYNRDFKIDFSLTQEKGVKLQKGIGCLKDLQKLYHMEANHEGAIDLTTELESLRQLRKLGMKNLTREIERALCASIEKMNHLESLDVTSISKDEILDLQSISSPPQFLQRL from the coding sequence ATGTATCCAGAGGACTACTATATTAATTGCATAAAGTTGATTCGACAATGGATAGCTGAAGGCTTTGTGAAAGAAATTGAGGGTAAAACATTAGAAGAGGTTGGACGAGAATATTTGACTGAACTAATCCATAGAAGCTTGGTTCAAGTAACAAGGGTTGACTTTGATGGAAAAGTTAGACTATGCCGACTCCATGATCTCTTCCGTGAGATCGTCCTCCAAAAGATGAAGGGTTTGAGTTTTGTTCatgttttatcaaaacaagagTCCAAGTTTGAGGGACTAACTCGTCGTATGGCTGTAAATAGAGTTTCATACAGTGTATTGAAGCTATTTAAGGACACacatttttcacttttattgTTCAATCTTGATGAATTGCCAAAGTCATTTATGCATGAATTTTTTGCTAATTTCAAACTTTTGAAAGTAATGGATTTTGAGGATGCTCCATTGGATTTCATTCCAGAAGATGTGGGAAGCTTATTTCACTTAAGGTATTTAAGTTTGAGAAATACCAAAGTAAAATTGCTTCCAAAATCCATAGGAAAGTTGCAAAATCTAGAGACTCTAGATCTGAAGCAATCCCATGTTTATGAAATACCAGTTGAGATCAACAATCTTCGTAAGTTGCGACATTTCATAGCCTACAATCGTGACTTCAAAATAGACTTCAGTTTGACTCAAGAAAAAGGTGTAAAGTTACAAAAGGGTATTGGGTGCTTAAAGGACTTGCAAAAATTGTATCATATGGAGGCGAATCATGAAGGGGCAATTGATCTTACTACTGAGTTGGAAAGCTTGAGACAATTGAGGAAGCTAGGCATGAAAAATCTTACAAGAGAAATCGAAAGGGCTTTGTGTGCCTCTATTGAAAAGATGAACCACCTTGAATCTCTAGATGTAACCTCAATAAGCAAAGACGAGATATTAGATTTGCAATCTATTTCATCTCCACCTCAATTTCTCCAACGCCTCTAA